A genomic stretch from Thermodesulfobacteriota bacterium includes:
- a CDS encoding UPF0280 family protein encodes MLPHEYQKRFYRSWISAPGLVVFQVQVKETDLHIQAESLLTGETEELVLSYRHQLESYIVKHPDFFTSLVPVPQDILAPPIVREMIEAGQRAGVGPMAAVAGAIAGRVGRDLLDRGKTGEIIVENGGDIFVATRSEARIGIFAGGSPLSGKVGIAVPAGQMPVGACTSSGTVGHSLSFGKADAVTVVAGCTALADAAATAVGNVVKGKRDIDRGLSLAKDIGEISGVVIIAGDKIGAWGDIELISLE; translated from the coding sequence ATGCTGCCGCATGAGTACCAAAAGAGATTTTATCGATCCTGGATCAGCGCTCCGGGGCTGGTTGTATTTCAGGTGCAGGTCAAGGAGACCGACCTTCACATCCAGGCGGAGAGCCTCCTGACCGGCGAGACCGAAGAATTAGTCCTGTCTTATCGCCACCAGTTGGAATCCTATATTGTCAAGCATCCGGATTTCTTTACCTCTCTGGTTCCTGTTCCTCAGGATATACTGGCGCCGCCCATTGTCCGGGAGATGATAGAGGCCGGGCAGCGTGCGGGTGTCGGCCCTATGGCGGCGGTGGCCGGAGCCATTGCCGGGAGGGTGGGCCGCGACCTGTTGGACCGCGGGAAGACCGGAGAAATTATCGTGGAAAATGGCGGGGATATCTTTGTCGCCACCCGGAGTGAGGCCCGGATAGGCATTTTTGCCGGAGGGTCTCCTTTAAGCGGCAAGGTCGGCATAGCCGTCCCGGCCGGTCAGATGCCTGTAGGCGCCTGCACTTCCTCCGGTACGGTGGGTCACTCCCTAAGTTTTGGCAAGGCCGATGCCGTTACGGTGGTGGCCGGATGCACGGCGTTGGCCGATGCTGCGGCTACGGCGGTAGGCAACGTAGTTAAAGGAAAAAGAGATATAGACCGCGGGCTGTCTCTGGCTAAAGATATAGGAGAAATATCCGGCGTGGTAATAATTGCAGGCGATAAGATCGGGGCCTGGGGGGATATAGAGTTGATATCCCTTGAGTGA